A single window of Streptomyces sudanensis DNA harbors:
- the rsmD gene encoding 16S rRNA (guanine(966)-N(2))-methyltransferase RsmD, which produces MTRVIAGAAGGRRLAVPPGNGTRPTSDRAREGLFSTWQSLLGTLDGIRVADLYAGSGAVGLEALSRGAAHTLLVEADARAARTVRENVRALGLPGAEVRTGRAEQVVTGPAPAEPYDAVFLDPPYAVSDDDLREILLTLRTRGWLAADALVTVERSTRGGEFGWPEGFEPLRSRRYGEGTFWYGRAASACGGAP; this is translated from the coding sequence ATGACCCGCGTGATCGCCGGAGCGGCCGGCGGACGCCGCCTGGCCGTACCGCCGGGCAACGGCACCCGCCCCACCTCCGACCGGGCGCGCGAGGGCCTGTTCTCCACCTGGCAGTCCCTCCTGGGCACGCTCGACGGCATCCGCGTCGCCGACCTGTACGCCGGGTCCGGGGCGGTCGGCCTGGAGGCCCTCTCCCGGGGCGCCGCGCACACCCTGCTCGTCGAGGCCGACGCCCGCGCCGCCCGCACGGTCCGCGAGAACGTCCGCGCGCTCGGCCTGCCCGGCGCCGAGGTCCGCACCGGCAGGGCCGAGCAGGTCGTGACGGGGCCCGCGCCCGCCGAGCCGTACGACGCGGTCTTCCTCGACCCGCCGTACGCCGTCTCCGACGACGATCTCCGCGAGATACTCCTCACACTCCGCACCCGGGGATGGCTCGCGGCGGACGCCCTGGTCACCGTGGAGCGCAGCACCAGGGGCGGGGAGTTCGGCTGGCCGGAGGGGTTCGAGCCGCTGCGGTCCCGCCGCTACGGCGAGGGGACCTTTTGGTACGGTCGCGCCGCCTCCGCGTGCGGAGGCGCACCGTGA
- the coaD gene encoding pantetheine-phosphate adenylyltransferase, which yields MRRAVCPGSFDPITNGHLDIIARASRLYDVVHVAVMINKSKSGLFTVEERMELIREVAAEYDNVVVESHHGLLVDFCRERGIPAIVKGLRAVSDFDYELQMAQMNHGLTGVETLFVPTNPTYSFLSSSLVKEVAAWGGDVSHLLPPAVHEALAARLRGK from the coding sequence TTGCGCCGAGCAGTCTGTCCGGGGTCGTTCGACCCCATCACCAACGGACACCTCGACATCATCGCCCGCGCCTCCAGGCTGTACGACGTCGTGCACGTGGCCGTGATGATCAACAAGTCGAAGAGCGGCCTGTTCACCGTCGAGGAGCGGATGGAGCTCATCCGCGAGGTCGCCGCCGAGTACGACAACGTCGTGGTCGAGTCGCACCACGGCCTGCTCGTCGACTTCTGCCGGGAGCGCGGCATCCCGGCCATCGTGAAGGGCCTGCGCGCGGTCAGCGACTTCGACTACGAGCTCCAGATGGCCCAGATGAACCACGGCCTCACGGGTGTGGAGACGCTGTTCGTGCCGACCAACCCCACGTACAGCTTCCTCTCCTCCTCGCTGGTCAAGGAGGTCGCGGCGTGGGGCGGCGACGTCTCGCACCTGCTGCCGCCGGCCGTGCACGAGGCGCTGGCGGCGCGGCTGCGCGGGAAGTGA
- a CDS encoding cell division initiation protein yields the protein MDVQKKLDDIVEAVGNARSMPMSASCVVNRAELLAMLEEVRQALPGSLAQARELIGGREQVVEEAHREAERIIAAARAERGSLISDSQVVRQSREEADRILAEARREAEEIRAEADDYVDSKLANFEVVLTKTIGSVDRGREKLLGRGPGLDEQGYADEDAPEYSPDPQVLVRRADEYVDAKLSAFEAVLGKTLEAVGRGRQKLHGRTTADALGEHMAAQDAAGPRQPHTSDADYLAGLAELADPRPDAAP from the coding sequence GTGGACGTGCAGAAGAAGCTCGACGACATCGTCGAGGCGGTCGGGAACGCCCGCTCCATGCCCATGTCGGCGTCCTGCGTGGTGAACCGCGCCGAACTGCTCGCGATGCTCGAAGAGGTCCGCCAGGCGCTCCCGGGCTCTCTCGCCCAGGCGCGGGAGCTGATCGGCGGACGCGAGCAGGTGGTGGAGGAGGCCCACCGGGAGGCCGAGCGGATCATCGCGGCCGCCCGCGCCGAACGCGGCTCCCTGATCTCCGACAGCCAGGTCGTCCGGCAGTCCCGGGAGGAGGCCGACCGCATCCTCGCGGAGGCGCGCCGGGAGGCCGAGGAGATCCGCGCCGAGGCCGACGACTACGTCGACTCCAAGCTGGCCAACTTCGAGGTCGTCCTCACCAAGACCATCGGCTCCGTCGACCGGGGCCGCGAGAAGCTCCTCGGCCGCGGCCCGGGCCTCGACGAGCAGGGGTACGCCGACGAGGACGCCCCCGAGTACAGCCCCGACCCGCAGGTCCTCGTCCGGCGGGCCGACGAGTACGTGGACGCCAAGCTGAGCGCGTTCGAGGCGGTCCTCGGCAAGACCCTGGAGGCCGTCGGCCGCGGACGCCAGAAGCTCCACGGGCGGACCACCGCCGACGCCCTCGGCGAGCACATGGCCGCCCAGGACGCCGCGGGCCCCCGGCAGCCGCACACCAGCGACGCCGACTACCTGGCGGGCCTCGCCGAACTCGCCGACCCCCGGCCCGACGCCGCGCCCG
- a CDS encoding YceD family protein, whose amino-acid sequence MFDTHELGRRPGALQRLTREVAAPADLGIDGVIGVPEGSPVELELRLESVMEGVLVTGTARASAEGECVRCLEPLRREVAADFQEMFSYPDTDDRGRHAASGDDAEDDEDIVPLEDGMFDLEPVLRDAVVLALPMQPVCREDCAGLCSECGADLNDDPDHHHDAVDIRWAALQGLAGSLGTGEKDDMSGAEPGVDEKQEK is encoded by the coding sequence GTGTTCGACACGCACGAGCTGGGGCGGCGTCCCGGTGCGCTCCAGCGGCTCACCCGCGAGGTGGCGGCCCCCGCCGACCTCGGCATCGACGGGGTCATCGGCGTGCCGGAGGGCTCGCCCGTCGAGCTCGAACTCCGCCTCGAGTCGGTCATGGAAGGGGTGCTCGTCACGGGCACCGCCCGTGCCTCGGCCGAGGGGGAGTGCGTAAGGTGTCTGGAGCCGCTGCGCCGAGAGGTCGCGGCGGACTTCCAGGAGATGTTCTCGTACCCCGACACCGACGACCGGGGCCGCCACGCGGCATCGGGCGACGATGCCGAGGACGACGAGGACATCGTCCCCCTCGAGGACGGCATGTTCGACCTCGAACCCGTGCTGCGGGACGCGGTGGTGCTCGCACTGCCGATGCAGCCGGTGTGCCGGGAGGACTGTGCGGGACTGTGCTCCGAGTGCGGGGCCGACCTGAACGACGACCCGGACCACCACCATGACGCCGTCGACATCCGTTGGGCGGCACTGCAGGGACTCGCCGGTTCACTCGGGACCGGCGAGAAGGACGACATGAGCGGCGCCGAACCGGGCGTCGACGAGAAGCAGGAGAAGTAG
- the rpmF gene encoding 50S ribosomal protein L32 — protein sequence MAVPKRKMSRSNTRHRRSQWKAAVPTLVSCERCQEPKQQHIACPSCGTYNKRQVLAV from the coding sequence GTGGCTGTTCCGAAGCGGAAGATGTCGCGCAGCAACACGCGCCACCGCCGGTCGCAGTGGAAGGCTGCGGTCCCCACCCTGGTTTCGTGCGAGCGTTGCCAGGAGCCGAAGCAGCAGCACATCGCGTGCCCCAGCTGCGGCACGTACAACAAGCGCCAGGTCCTCGCGGTCTGA
- the rnc gene encoding ribonuclease III has product MRGTVSGHETADDARKQADNTASSHTLLEGRLGYQVESALLVRALTHRSYAYENGGLPTNERLEFLGDSVLGLVVTDTLYRTHPDLPEGQLAKLRAAVVNSRALAEVGRGLDLGSFIRLGRGEEGTGGRDKASILADTLEAVIGAVYLDKGLDAASELVHPLFDPLIEKSSNLGAGLDWKTSLQELTAAEGLGVPEYLVTETGPDHEKTFTAAARVGGVSYGTGTGRSKKEAEQQAAEAAWRAIRTAADERAAAANQDAPAPAAESRPGEAPAGESGAEEAPAGPADAAPVEADSMTA; this is encoded by the coding sequence GTGAGAGGCACCGTGTCCGGCCACGAAACGGCAGATGACGCCAGGAAGCAGGCGGATAACACAGCCTCGTCCCACACGCTTCTGGAAGGGCGGCTCGGCTACCAGGTCGAGTCCGCCCTTCTGGTGCGTGCGCTGACCCACCGTTCCTACGCGTACGAGAACGGCGGCCTGCCCACCAACGAGCGGCTGGAGTTCCTCGGGGACTCCGTGCTCGGCCTGGTGGTCACGGACACGCTGTACCGCACCCACCCCGACCTGCCCGAAGGCCAGCTGGCCAAGCTGCGGGCCGCGGTGGTCAACTCTCGTGCGCTGGCGGAGGTCGGCCGCGGGCTCGACCTGGGCTCCTTCATCCGGCTCGGCCGGGGCGAAGAGGGCACGGGCGGCCGGGACAAGGCGTCCATCCTCGCCGACACCCTCGAAGCGGTGATCGGCGCGGTCTATCTCGACAAGGGCCTCGACGCGGCGTCCGAGCTGGTCCACCCGCTCTTCGACCCGCTGATCGAGAAGTCCTCGAACCTCGGTGCGGGCCTGGACTGGAAGACCAGCCTCCAGGAGCTCACCGCCGCCGAGGGCCTCGGGGTGCCGGAGTACCTCGTCACCGAGACGGGGCCGGACCACGAGAAGACCTTCACTGCTGCTGCCCGCGTCGGTGGTGTCTCGTACGGCACCGGCACCGGCCGCAGCAAGAAGGAAGCGGAGCAGCAGGCGGCGGAGGCCGCGTGGCGCGCCATCCGCACCGCCGCCGACGAACGCGCGGCGGCGGCGAATCAGGACGCCCCGGCCCCGGCCGCGGAGTCCCGGCCCGGGGAGGCTCCGGCCGGGGAGTCCGGGGCCGAGGAGGCTCCGGCCGGTCCGGCCGACGCCGCTCCGGTCGAGGCCGACTCCATGACGGCCTGA